In a single window of the Olivibacter sp. SDN3 genome:
- a CDS encoding amidase: MKTNHTTAGGLHYEEAITLAKLIRDKEISSTEAVQAHLDRIATVNPQINAMVTIVGEKALDAAKKADAALANGEMVGPLHGVPFTVKDSIDTADVLTQRGSPIFKGRIPNADATAVARMKQAGAILLGKTNLPEFSYWIESENLLTGRSKNPWDLTRTPGGSSGGESAAIAAGLSPIGLGTDLAISVRGPAAQTGIVSLKATHGRVPMTGIWPRAPRRFWHVGPMARSIQDLELSFGILAGADGKDGFSSALGDVQTKQPKDIKTLKIGWLVAPGFGPVDAQVAQTVEDAANALAALGASVEAVHIPALEQDFALEVFNKLHIMEMKPAFREAVKGRPENEIYKMAHTMLSIPETSYQAYIDAEQAAERLKDGFAAYFQQYDALITPVLPIPAHKHGVETFVIDGQTVDATYLQGATVPLNVTGLPGIAMRFGTSAEGLPINVQIVGKWLDEYTILQVAAALESVSPVRSWHPEI; encoded by the coding sequence ATGAAGACAAATCACACTACAGCAGGCGGGCTCCACTACGAGGAGGCCATCACATTGGCAAAGCTGATCCGCGACAAAGAAATCTCCTCCACAGAGGCGGTTCAGGCACATCTGGATCGTATCGCCACAGTCAATCCGCAGATCAATGCAATGGTTACCATCGTAGGAGAAAAAGCATTGGACGCAGCTAAAAAAGCAGATGCTGCCCTTGCCAATGGTGAAATGGTCGGCCCTTTGCACGGTGTCCCGTTCACCGTCAAAGACTCTATAGACACGGCAGACGTGCTTACACAAAGAGGCTCGCCCATATTCAAAGGGAGGATACCGAATGCAGATGCCACCGCTGTTGCCCGTATGAAACAAGCCGGCGCTATTTTATTAGGTAAGACCAATCTTCCGGAATTTTCCTATTGGATTGAAAGTGAGAACCTGCTTACCGGTCGCTCCAAAAACCCTTGGGATCTTACCCGGACGCCGGGTGGATCCAGCGGTGGTGAGTCGGCTGCCATAGCTGCCGGACTATCGCCGATAGGCTTGGGCACAGACTTGGCTATTTCCGTGCGAGGCCCTGCCGCACAGACCGGCATCGTATCGCTGAAAGCTACCCACGGAAGAGTGCCGATGACCGGTATCTGGCCTCGTGCACCACGCCGTTTCTGGCACGTAGGGCCTATGGCGCGTAGCATTCAAGATCTGGAACTGTCTTTTGGTATCTTGGCAGGTGCCGATGGAAAAGACGGATTTAGCAGTGCGCTGGGAGATGTACAAACTAAGCAGCCAAAAGATATTAAAACGTTGAAAATAGGTTGGTTGGTAGCACCGGGTTTTGGGCCTGTCGATGCGCAAGTGGCACAGACGGTTGAAGACGCTGCCAATGCCTTAGCAGCTCTAGGGGCAAGCGTGGAAGCCGTCCACATCCCCGCCTTGGAACAAGATTTTGCACTGGAGGTATTTAACAAGCTACATATTATGGAGATGAAGCCTGCGTTTCGAGAGGCTGTGAAGGGCAGGCCGGAAAACGAGATCTACAAGATGGCGCACACCATGCTTTCGATACCGGAGACTTCTTACCAAGCATATATCGATGCTGAACAAGCTGCTGAGCGCCTCAAAGATGGCTTTGCAGCTTATTTTCAACAATATGATGCGCTGATAACACCGGTATTACCTATTCCCGCACATAAACACGGAGTGGAAACCTTTGTGATCGATGGGCAGACGGTAGATGCTACTTATCTGCAAGGAGCTACTGTACCGCTCAACGTTACGGGACTGCCTGGCATTGCGATGCGCTTTGGTACCAGTGCAGAGGGCTTGCCAATCAACGTGCAGATTGTAGGGAAATGGTTAGATGAGTACACCATCTTACAAGTCGCAGCGGCATTGGAAAGTGTGAGTCCTGTGCGCAGTTGGCATCCGGAGATTTAA
- a CDS encoding Crp/Fnr family transcriptional regulator, translating to MEESSKLFDVFINYLKENIPVSDKELSAIISAATTKTLRKWQSILHDGEVWRKMVFISEGCCRLFRYDGKGADHTVRFGIENWWMTDLESFNADRPSQYNIEALAATKIIAWSKKDWMQLQEEIPAFKRFYEQLVLRAFEATQERVYTLISQTPEEKYLDFQKKYPLVFDKVPLHMVASYLGISRETLSRVRKELVKPSKKG from the coding sequence ATGGAAGAAAGTAGCAAACTATTTGATGTATTTATAAATTATTTAAAAGAGAACATTCCCGTATCTGACAAGGAGTTGTCAGCTATTATAAGTGCGGCGACGACCAAGACACTACGTAAATGGCAATCTATACTCCACGATGGTGAGGTTTGGAGAAAGATGGTATTTATCTCCGAAGGTTGCTGCCGCTTGTTTCGGTACGATGGGAAAGGCGCAGACCATACTGTACGCTTCGGGATCGAAAACTGGTGGATGACCGATCTAGAAAGCTTTAATGCAGATCGGCCGTCACAGTATAATATAGAAGCCTTGGCGGCTACCAAGATCATCGCATGGAGTAAAAAAGACTGGATGCAGTTACAAGAAGAAATACCTGCCTTCAAGAGATTTTACGAGCAATTGGTGTTACGTGCTTTTGAGGCAACACAAGAGCGGGTATACACACTTATCAGCCAAACGCCGGAAGAAAAATACCTCGACTTTCAAAAAAAATACCCTTTGGTTTTCGATAAAGTTCCCTTGCATATGGTGGCATCTTACCTCGGAATCTCCCGAGAAACACTTAGCCGCGTGCGCAAGGAACTTGTCAAGCCGAGCAAGAAAGGCTAG
- a CDS encoding cyclopropane-fatty-acyl-phospholipid synthase family protein, which produces MKTVKNLLVALFVGACTVAYAQEPQLDVPYVPTNQQTVEKMLELANIKPDDVVYDLGCGDGRIIVTAAKKFGVTGVGVDLNPQRIREANENAEKAGVTDKVKFVEGNLFEFDFSKADVVTMYLLPSVNMKLRSKLLKELKPGSRIVSHDFDMGDWEAEKTVKVGNDTVYLWTID; this is translated from the coding sequence ATGAAAACAGTTAAAAATTTGTTAGTTGCTTTATTTGTTGGAGCTTGCACAGTTGCATATGCCCAAGAGCCTCAATTGGATGTTCCCTACGTCCCTACCAATCAGCAGACAGTGGAAAAAATGCTGGAGCTTGCGAATATTAAGCCCGATGATGTCGTCTATGATTTGGGCTGTGGCGACGGAAGGATCATTGTCACTGCCGCCAAGAAATTCGGCGTCACGGGTGTCGGAGTGGACCTCAATCCCCAACGTATCAGGGAAGCTAATGAAAACGCAGAAAAAGCGGGAGTGACAGATAAAGTGAAATTTGTTGAAGGTAATCTGTTCGAATTTGACTTCAGTAAGGCGGATGTTGTAACCATGTATCTTCTACCGTCGGTAAACATGAAACTGCGGTCGAAGTTGCTAAAGGAGCTGAAACCCGGCAGCCGCATCGTATCGCATGATTTCGATATGGGCGATTGGGAAGCGGAAAAAACGGTAAAAGTCGGCAACGACACGGTTTACCTGTGGACGATTGATTAA
- a CDS encoding DUF6266 family protein, translating to MEFFYDRNKKKSKKAPYGRLATQQKMRLAMAFLNPLRPIINDTWKNYGDGKKTKAFGQALRKVIQDAITGDYPDQHIVPEKVMISMGTLPLPPIDDVARSTEQLEVFYGNLTHPMAKDGDELALVLINPEMGFGARNDQTCYRKDGHIEVKIPPPFKQHGFYAYLYAHNKKGTQYSKSCYLGYFEPRA from the coding sequence ATGGAGTTTTTCTACGACAGAAACAAAAAGAAATCCAAAAAAGCGCCCTACGGACGATTGGCGACCCAGCAGAAAATGCGTTTAGCGATGGCTTTTCTTAATCCGCTACGCCCTATTATCAATGACACCTGGAAAAACTATGGGGATGGTAAAAAAACCAAGGCCTTCGGCCAGGCCCTGCGGAAGGTGATACAGGATGCCATTACCGGTGACTATCCCGATCAGCATATTGTACCGGAAAAGGTGATGATCAGTATGGGTACCCTACCTCTACCGCCTATCGATGATGTTGCCCGTTCCACCGAACAATTGGAAGTTTTCTACGGGAATCTCACACATCCGATGGCAAAAGATGGCGATGAGTTGGCTTTAGTGCTCATCAACCCAGAAATGGGATTTGGCGCCCGGAACGATCAGACCTGCTATAGAAAAGATGGACATATCGAAGTAAAAATACCCCCTCCATTTAAACAGCATGGTTTCTACGCCTATCTCTATGCGCACAATAAAAAGGGAACCCAATATTCCAAAAGCTGTTACCTAGGCTATTTTGAGCCACGGGCGTAA
- a CDS encoding DUF6266 family protein: MGILNKGANGPFRGKTGSVIGSGWKKIDYIKGLPRSYKNKGKPSVEQQFQQQKFQLLNSFLSFITPVLKIGFQAFLSKATARNIAFQYNYEHAFIQDETGEPALNYAALRLSHGSLFSAGAENAEWVENSIRVSWDPKTYGISGALDDEAHMLCYFANANFFKSPENLVRRHHGEAQIPDVSQEEFQSAHIWLFFSDNQRKRVSSTVYLPTTKD, encoded by the coding sequence ATGGGAATTCTTAACAAAGGAGCAAACGGTCCTTTCCGGGGGAAGACAGGAAGTGTTATCGGCAGCGGATGGAAAAAGATCGATTACATCAAAGGGTTGCCCCGTTCATACAAAAACAAGGGGAAACCAAGTGTAGAACAACAATTTCAACAGCAGAAGTTCCAACTATTGAACAGTTTTTTATCGTTCATCACTCCTGTGCTAAAAATCGGTTTTCAGGCTTTTCTAAGCAAAGCCACCGCCCGTAATATTGCTTTCCAATACAATTACGAACATGCCTTTATCCAGGATGAGACAGGAGAGCCAGCGCTCAACTACGCTGCTCTCCGACTGAGCCACGGATCATTATTCAGTGCAGGGGCAGAAAATGCGGAATGGGTAGAAAATAGTATTCGAGTCTCTTGGGATCCGAAAACTTACGGCATTAGCGGTGCATTAGACGATGAGGCCCATATGCTCTGCTATTTCGCTAATGCTAATTTTTTTAAGAGTCCCGAAAATTTGGTGAGACGCCATCATGGTGAGGCACAAATACCCGATGTCTCCCAAGAAGAGTTCCAATCGGCACATATCTGGCTTTTCTTCAGTGATAACCAACGGAAAAGGGTATCATCTACGGTTTATCTCCCGACAACCAAGGATTAA
- a CDS encoding cupin domain-containing protein: MMKRKHFIATAGTTFAAFILNQHFSVMAKVQPKMFHFEDDGSIPNNDLPLLLYGSAFAMRGNKGADWLEEKFMSNDWGNAWRWGVYPFHHYHSNTHEVLGVFSGNALLHLGGERGEKVQTNAGDLLIIPAGVGHKCLAHSDDFAVVGAYPKGLSPDLNKGEEDERPQADKNIEAVQLPATDPLFGKDQGLREIWIKVNKVL, translated from the coding sequence ATGATGAAACGTAAGCATTTTATAGCGACAGCTGGTACGACGTTTGCTGCGTTTATACTTAACCAGCATTTTTCTGTTATGGCGAAAGTACAACCAAAAATGTTTCATTTTGAAGATGATGGAAGTATTCCCAACAACGATCTTCCCCTATTGCTTTATGGAAGTGCTTTCGCAATGCGCGGAAATAAGGGAGCTGACTGGCTGGAGGAAAAATTTATGTCAAATGATTGGGGCAACGCCTGGCGATGGGGTGTTTATCCCTTTCACCATTATCATAGTAACACACATGAAGTTTTGGGTGTGTTTAGTGGAAATGCGTTGTTGCATCTCGGCGGCGAGCGCGGCGAAAAAGTACAGACAAATGCCGGTGACCTCCTTATAATACCGGCTGGAGTAGGTCACAAATGTTTAGCCCATAGTGATGATTTTGCTGTAGTGGGGGCCTACCCCAAAGGATTAAGCCCCGACCTCAATAAAGGTGAGGAAGATGAACGGCCACAAGCCGATAAGAATATTGAGGCTGTGCAGTTACCCGCTACAGACCCATTGTTCGGGAAGGATCAAGGCCTGAGGGAAATTTGGATAAAAGTCAATAAAGTTTTGTGA
- a CDS encoding N-acetyltransferase, protein MYLAQEEDKEIVIDILLQSFRNNKSVHYIVKQDEQLNKRLRYLMSYSFDLCFHFGKVLLSDRKDACALITYPHRKKNLLKSIRMDIGLLINTIGIFKLGKAIKREALIKANYPVQDFLYLWFIGVKPHMQGQGVGSDLLNQVLQEAKATHLDVHLETSTLTNLPWYRKFGFEIYKELDFGYTLHMLRWRKEKV, encoded by the coding sequence ATGTATTTAGCTCAAGAAGAAGATAAAGAAATAGTAATCGATATTCTCTTACAATCATTTCGAAACAATAAAAGCGTTCATTATATTGTTAAGCAAGATGAGCAGCTAAATAAAAGGCTAAGATATCTTATGAGTTACTCCTTTGATTTATGTTTCCATTTTGGAAAGGTTTTATTGTCTGACCGTAAAGACGCCTGCGCATTGATTACCTATCCGCACAGAAAAAAGAACCTCCTAAAATCAATACGCATGGATATCGGACTTTTGATAAACACTATTGGTATATTCAAGTTAGGTAAAGCGATAAAAAGAGAGGCATTGATTAAAGCCAACTATCCTGTGCAAGACTTCCTGTATCTATGGTTTATTGGCGTGAAACCTCACATGCAGGGACAGGGCGTTGGATCCGATCTATTGAACCAAGTGCTACAGGAAGCTAAAGCAACACATTTAGACGTACACTTAGAGACGTCTACCTTAACGAACCTACCTTGGTATCGTAAATTTGGATTTGAAATCTACAAAGAACTTGATTTTGGTTACACGTTACATATGCTCAGGTGGAGAAAGGAAAAAGTATAA
- the xth gene encoding exodeoxyribonuclease III, translating to MRIATYNVNGINSRLPVLLRWLEETKPDVACLQELKAPQEKFPEQAILEAGYQVIWHGQKSWNGVAILARNLTITERGRILPGDPEDSHSRYIEAEINGIIVGCLYLPNGNPAPGPKFDYKLAWFDRLHAHALTLLDSGQPVLLTGDFNVMPTELDVYKPERWVKDALFRPETRGAFQKLLAQGWTDAIRKLYPDEVIYTYWDYFRKAYERNAGLRIDHFLLSPTLEGRLSAAGVDRAVRGWEKTSDHAPVWIELR from the coding sequence ATGAGGATTGCTACCTACAATGTAAACGGAATCAATAGTCGGCTCCCCGTATTATTACGCTGGCTCGAAGAAACAAAACCAGATGTCGCGTGTCTGCAGGAGCTTAAAGCCCCACAGGAAAAGTTTCCTGAACAAGCTATTCTCGAAGCAGGTTACCAAGTCATTTGGCATGGTCAGAAAAGCTGGAACGGTGTAGCTATCCTTGCCCGAAATCTAACCATTACCGAGAGGGGGCGAATACTCCCCGGAGATCCGGAAGACAGTCATAGCCGTTATATCGAAGCCGAAATAAATGGTATTATTGTGGGGTGCCTATACCTTCCAAACGGCAATCCCGCCCCCGGTCCTAAATTTGATTATAAATTGGCATGGTTTGATCGGCTCCACGCTCATGCCCTTACCTTGTTGGACTCCGGTCAACCTGTTTTACTTACCGGTGATTTTAATGTTATGCCTACCGAACTTGACGTTTACAAACCCGAGCGTTGGGTAAAAGATGCCCTTTTTCGTCCCGAAACACGTGGGGCTTTTCAAAAACTCCTTGCACAGGGCTGGACTGATGCTATCCGTAAACTTTATCCTGACGAAGTGATCTATACTTACTGGGACTATTTCCGCAAGGCCTATGAACGCAACGCAGGCTTACGCATCGATCATTTTCTGCTAAGTCCGACGCTTGAAGGCCGTCTATCAGCTGCCGGAGTAGATCGCGCCGTTCGTGGGTGGGAGAAGACCAGTGACCATGCTCCAGTGTGGATTGAGTTAAGGTAA
- a CDS encoding sigma-70 family RNA polymerase sigma factor: MSHSDFEQYRPLLLTYAYNILGSYIDAEDVVQDVFLRFLGKDVSAIENRKSYWIRSVINGAINLKKKQLNSRMTYPGEWLPEPVDTLNTQQPLVKEETLSYALLVLLERLNPVQRAVFILKEAYGYAHKEIADLLQISVDASKQVLTRSKKILQLPAKQKNKVQKDWLESYLEMMKTGDIEALEHLLVTEAKVVSDGGGKVLAALRPSIGRRAAFNLMRGLLAKYWKGLSHKLAEVNHQPAILFYEGNRLASCQIIDIEDDGISNIYIVRNPDKLKTLKHLSHFQD; this comes from the coding sequence ATGTCACATTCGGATTTTGAACAATACAGACCTTTGTTATTAACCTATGCGTATAATATCCTAGGCTCATATATCGATGCCGAGGATGTTGTACAAGATGTTTTTTTGCGCTTTCTGGGAAAGGATGTTTCAGCAATAGAAAATCGAAAATCATATTGGATACGTTCCGTAATCAATGGTGCGATAAATTTGAAAAAGAAACAATTGAATAGTCGAATGACGTATCCGGGTGAATGGCTGCCCGAACCTGTGGATACGTTAAATACGCAACAACCATTAGTGAAAGAAGAAACCTTATCGTATGCACTCCTCGTTTTACTTGAGCGGCTTAATCCAGTACAACGAGCAGTATTTATTTTAAAGGAAGCCTACGGTTATGCACATAAGGAGATTGCTGATCTACTTCAAATTAGTGTGGACGCTTCTAAGCAGGTGTTAACGCGAAGTAAAAAGATCCTTCAATTACCGGCTAAGCAGAAGAATAAGGTACAGAAAGATTGGTTGGAAAGCTATTTGGAAATGATGAAAACAGGTGATATTGAAGCATTGGAACATTTATTGGTGACTGAAGCCAAAGTAGTTTCAGATGGAGGAGGAAAGGTTTTGGCAGCGCTGAGACCAAGTATTGGTCGTCGTGCAGCATTCAATTTGATGAGAGGATTGCTTGCTAAGTACTGGAAGGGGCTTTCCCATAAGCTGGCAGAAGTTAACCACCAGCCCGCTATACTGTTCTATGAAGGAAATAGGTTGGCAAGCTGTCAGATTATAGATATAGAAGACGACGGTATCAGCAATATTTACATTGTTCGTAATCCTGATAAATTAAAAACTTTAAAGCATTTATCCCATTTTCAGGATTAG
- a CDS encoding carboxymuconolactone decarboxylase family protein has product MERISQKEMPNGLYQAMRGVQSYIERSGLDPLLVKLVFMRVSQLNGCAYCLDMHSKDATAAGETLQRLVSLPAWRETNYYSGAERAALAFAERLTDVQDDRNPDDIHDELLNFFSKEEIANLTLAVAQINSWNRLVKSFGTIAGSYKISGNHPD; this is encoded by the coding sequence ATGGAAAGAATAAGTCAAAAAGAGATGCCAAATGGACTTTACCAAGCAATGCGCGGTGTTCAGTCTTACATCGAGCGTTCGGGTTTAGACCCTTTACTGGTTAAATTGGTTTTTATGCGTGTTTCGCAGCTTAATGGTTGTGCTTATTGCTTGGACATGCATTCAAAGGATGCTACGGCAGCAGGAGAGACGCTACAGCGTTTAGTTTCCCTGCCTGCCTGGCGCGAAACGAACTACTATTCGGGCGCTGAAAGAGCAGCCCTGGCATTCGCTGAACGATTAACTGATGTTCAGGATGATCGCAATCCCGATGATATTCACGACGAACTGTTGAATTTTTTCTCGAAAGAAGAAATAGCCAATCTTACTTTGGCCGTGGCACAAATAAATTCTTGGAATCGTTTGGTGAAATCGTTCGGAACTATTGCCGGAAGTTATAAAATCAGTGGGAACCACCCTGATTAA
- a CDS encoding FUSC family protein, with protein MSSAVVSVGLAVMFNFKLGLLGAILIVAAQSIAGVNAHNTPIKRITIAFKVSLIFLLVVLMADLCRNNLWYTSLAMLLLAFLFSFLKQYFPINWPDMVIPAAALFLMSYIYTGEGGIIRYTALGCGLGILTELLVVIGLMLLGKRYTPMKPLDASQRSPTYYFLRLKRENFRYAVELATLLIISGYMMHLTPFPHSYWAPLTIIMVVQVGNQGAVKRIGQRLLGTLIGCVIGALVLLLTGDIILLLVTIVVLVYFWQYYIRQNYMMGSIFVTAFVLVLLGLEINDPLFLAMERLSFSALGGLMALTSAAIVTGK; from the coding sequence GTGTCTTCTGCGGTGGTATCTGTTGGTTTGGCGGTGATGTTTAACTTCAAATTAGGCTTGCTTGGGGCTATACTTATTGTTGCCGCTCAAAGTATTGCTGGGGTAAATGCGCATAATACGCCAATCAAGCGTATAACCATTGCGTTCAAAGTATCATTAATTTTTCTCTTGGTAGTGTTAATGGCTGACCTGTGCAGGAATAATCTATGGTATACTTCCCTGGCAATGCTCCTGCTAGCCTTTCTTTTCAGTTTTTTAAAACAGTATTTTCCTATTAATTGGCCGGATATGGTTATTCCGGCTGCAGCCTTGTTTTTGATGAGTTATATATATACGGGTGAAGGTGGGATTATACGATATACTGCTTTAGGGTGTGGACTTGGGATATTGACAGAGCTTTTGGTGGTCATCGGGTTAATGCTATTGGGAAAGCGTTATACCCCTATGAAACCTTTGGATGCTTCGCAACGATCGCCGACCTATTATTTTTTAAGATTAAAACGGGAGAATTTTAGGTATGCAGTTGAATTAGCCACTCTTTTGATTATCAGTGGATATATGATGCATTTGACTCCTTTTCCACATAGTTATTGGGCGCCACTTACTATTATTATGGTGGTACAAGTAGGAAACCAAGGAGCAGTCAAACGTATCGGTCAACGTCTATTGGGCACATTGATTGGATGTGTGATAGGTGCATTGGTGCTTTTGTTAACCGGAGATATCATTCTTTTATTAGTAACTATCGTTGTACTTGTTTACTTCTGGCAGTATTATATTAGACAAAATTACATGATGGGCTCCATATTTGTTACCGCTTTTGTGTTGGTGCTTCTGGGTCTAGAGATAAATGATCCTCTTTTTTTAGCGATGGAAAGGCTTTCCTTTTCTGCTCTTGGCGGACTAATGGCGTTAACGAGTGCTGCTATTGTCACGGGAAAATGA
- a CDS encoding HD domain-containing protein — translation MATRFILSKLKDELSPSLTYHSVTHTEDVYDAARYIALKERVATADCTILLSAVLFHDTGFLVQPKDHELLSCAIAREKLPLFEYNTKEIEQVCELIMATRLPQTPENLLEKIICDADLDYLGRDDFFIISHKLYLEMINLGTVKSLREYNDLQIHFLETHRYFTDTAIKLRAQKKEEHLKRLKQNNKSNKNI, via the coding sequence ATGGCTACTCGTTTTATCTTATCCAAATTAAAAGACGAGCTTTCTCCTTCCTTAACCTATCATAGCGTCACGCATACCGAGGACGTATATGATGCTGCCAGATACATTGCGTTAAAAGAACGTGTAGCGACAGCAGATTGTACTATCTTATTAAGTGCAGTGTTGTTTCATGATACCGGTTTTTTAGTGCAACCTAAAGATCACGAGTTGTTATCTTGTGCGATAGCAAGAGAAAAGCTGCCTTTATTTGAGTATAATACAAAAGAAATTGAGCAGGTCTGTGAACTGATTATGGCCACTAGACTTCCACAAACACCTGAAAATCTTTTGGAAAAAATTATTTGTGATGCGGATTTAGATTACCTGGGAAGAGATGATTTCTTTATAATCAGTCACAAATTGTATCTCGAAATGATCAATTTGGGAACAGTAAAATCGCTCAGAGAGTATAACGATCTCCAGATTCATTTTTTGGAAACGCACCGATATTTTACAGATACAGCGATCAAATTGAGAGCGCAAAAAAAGGAAGAACACTTAAAACGATTAAAACAAAATAATAAAAGCAACAAGAATATATGA
- a CDS encoding YitT family protein: MKATIQDIVCVLTGILFCGFALKGFLVPNQFFDGGVTGISLLIHEIYHVNIAYVIVIANLPFIIMGAFQISAKFAWKTLICVILLGFCLLYIPYPVITSDKLLVSIFGGVFMGIGVGLSMRGGCALDGIEVLALYTIKRVGFTITEIILGINILIFLIAAIHLGLPTALYSMLTYYTASRTINFVIEGLEEYTAVNIISAKSETIKERLVKDMGKGITVYKGERGFLKDSFDISYPVDVVFTVVTRLEVRRLKNLIHQIDPQAFVYTNSIKEAAGGVLKRRKREH, translated from the coding sequence ATGAAAGCGACCATTCAGGATATCGTATGTGTATTGACGGGAATTTTATTTTGTGGTTTTGCTTTAAAGGGTTTTTTGGTGCCTAATCAGTTTTTTGACGGCGGTGTAACCGGTATTTCGTTATTAATACATGAGATTTATCACGTCAATATCGCTTATGTTATTGTTATTGCGAACCTTCCGTTCATCATTATGGGTGCTTTCCAGATCAGTGCTAAATTCGCGTGGAAAACGCTGATTTGTGTGATTTTATTAGGCTTCTGTCTTTTGTACATACCCTATCCGGTGATTACTTCCGACAAACTATTGGTTTCTATATTTGGAGGGGTGTTTATGGGGATTGGCGTTGGTCTTTCAATGAGAGGTGGTTGTGCCTTGGATGGTATTGAAGTTTTGGCGCTTTATACGATAAAAAGGGTTGGGTTTACCATAACAGAAATAATATTGGGGATTAATATTCTTATATTTTTGATAGCTGCTATTCATTTAGGGCTTCCTACTGCACTTTACTCTATGTTGACCTACTATACGGCTTCCAGAACGATCAATTTTGTGATAGAGGGATTAGAAGAATACACAGCAGTTAATATTATCTCGGCAAAGAGCGAAACTATCAAAGAACGCTTAGTAAAAGACATGGGCAAGGGGATTACCGTTTATAAAGGAGAACGCGGTTTTCTTAAAGACAGTTTTGATATAAGTTATCCGGTAGATGTGGTATTTACGGTAGTTACCCGTCTGGAGGTGAGAAGACTGAAGAATCTGATACACCAGATCGATCCGCAGGCCTTTGTGTATACCAATAGTATAAAAGAGGCTGCCGGCGGGGTGCTAAAGAGAAGGAAACGTGAGCATTAA
- a CDS encoding adenylate/guanylate cyclase domain-containing response regulator — translation MAKILVVDDEADLELLIKQKFRKKIREQVYVFLFAKDGNEALEMLKNNDIDIILSDINMPGMDGLTLLTKLPEANPVIKAVMVSAYGDMDNIRTAMNRGAFDFVFKPVNFSDLDLTIEKTLQHVSQVKRTLQAIKENNILKMYVDEHVLNFMTHQEFEKSLMVNETVEATVAFIDICGFTSITENVAADDVVKLINNLFDLIVKEIINYNGHVDKFMGDAVMAIFKGDYHLDRAIDAALAVKEQIAAVPIFQSGEDTYKPQVSIGINSGEMISGNIGSASLKRLDYTVIGDAVNLAQRLQSTATPGQIIVAEHIYNQAKESFGFNALGTVSLKNKQKPVAIYEVTS, via the coding sequence ATGGCTAAAATACTTGTGGTTGATGATGAAGCTGATTTGGAATTATTGATCAAACAAAAGTTTAGAAAAAAAATCAGGGAACAGGTATATGTGTTTCTTTTTGCCAAAGACGGAAACGAAGCGTTGGAGATGTTAAAAAACAACGACATTGACATCATTTTAAGTGACATCAATATGCCAGGCATGGATGGGCTTACGCTACTCACCAAACTCCCCGAAGCCAACCCAGTAATAAAGGCAGTAATGGTGTCTGCTTATGGCGATATGGATAATATCCGCACGGCGATGAATCGCGGTGCTTTTGACTTCGTATTTAAGCCGGTTAATTTCAGCGATCTGGATTTAACCATTGAAAAAACACTACAACATGTTTCGCAAGTCAAGCGAACATTGCAGGCTATCAAAGAAAACAATATTCTGAAAATGTATGTAGACGAGCATGTGCTCAATTTCATGACTCACCAGGAGTTTGAAAAAAGTTTAATGGTTAATGAAACGGTTGAGGCCACAGTAGCCTTTATCGATATTTGTGGGTTCACTTCCATCACGGAAAATGTAGCCGCAGACGATGTAGTAAAACTAATAAACAACCTTTTTGACCTTATTGTTAAAGAAATCATCAACTATAACGGGCATGTAGACAAATTTATGGGAGATGCAGTAATGGCCATTTTTAAGGGAGACTACCACCTTGACAGGGCTATAGATGCAGCCTTAGCAGTAAAAGAGCAGATTGCAGCCGTCCCAATTTTCCAGTCAGGAGAAGATACTTATAAACCACAGGTATCTATTGGTATTAATTCAGGAGAAATGATTTCAGGAAACATCGGCTCCGCTTCATTGAAACGGCTCGATTATACCGTTATAGGCGATGCGGTCAACCTTGCCCAGCGCTTACAATCAACAGCAACACCAGGACAGATTATTGTCGCAGAACATATTTATAACCAAGCAAAAGAGTCTTTTGGATTCAATGCTTTAGGAACTGTATCCCTAAAAAACAAACAAAAACCAGTAGCAATATATGAAGTTACCTCCTAA